The Lysobacter gummosus sequence GCCCGTCGCTCCCGTCTCGCACCGGCCGCCCTGGCCGGGCTGCTGTCGGCCGGCACGCTGCTCGGCGGCGCGAGCGCCGGCGAAGCGCAAGCGGCCGACGTGTTGATTTACCGCTGCACCGACGATCGCGGCCAGCTGAGCCTGCGCGACACGCCCTGCGGCAACGGCCAGCGCCAGCAGACCCTGACCATGACCCGCCCGGTCGATCCACCGCCGCGCGTCGTCGAAGCCTCGGCCACGCCCTCGCCCCGCCCCGCGGCCAGTTCCCGTCCGCAGGTGCTGATGATGCGCACACCGCAGGCGATGTACGACTGCGTGCGGCCGGACGGCAGCAGCTACACCAGCAGCAACGGCGACGGCAATCCGCGGATGATGCCGATCGTCGATCTGGGCTACGGCGTGCCGGTCTACAGCACCGGCACTTCGCTGGGCAGCCGCATCGGCGCGCGCGAGCCGCGCCTGGGCGATCCGAGCGCGCGCATCGCCGTGTCCGGCCGCCACGGCAACGTCCAGTACGCCGCCACCGCGCGTTCGGGCGGCTATTATTCCGGCGGTTACGATTACGGCTACGGCGTCTACTACGGCAGCCAGCTGGTGCGCGACGAATGCCGGCAGCTGCCGCAGCAGGAAGTGTGCTCGCGCCTGCGCGACCGCCGCTATGACGGCGACCGCCGTTACAACAGCGCGCTGCAAAGCGAGCGCGCTCAGATCACCCTGGACCAGCGCGTCATCGACGCGCAATTGAACGCCGATTGCGGAGCTTACTGATGCGCGTGTGGTTCGTGTCCCTGCTGTTGCTGGCCAGCGCCGGCGCCCACGCACAAGGCAAGGTCGTCATCTATCGCTGCACCGACGCGCTGGGCCAGTTGACGGTGCAGAACAACACCCCGTGCCCGAAGGGCAGCCAGCAGGAAAAGCGCGTGATCGAAGACGCGCCGGTGTCGTCGGCGCCGCCGACCTTCGTC is a genomic window containing:
- a CDS encoding DUF4124 domain-containing protein codes for the protein MNSTRARRSRLAPAALAGLLSAGTLLGGASAGEAQAADVLIYRCTDDRGQLSLRDTPCGNGQRQQTLTMTRPVDPPPRVVEASATPSPRPAASSRPQVLMMRTPQAMYDCVRPDGSSYTSSNGDGNPRMMPIVDLGYGVPVYSTGTSLGSRIGAREPRLGDPSARIAVSGRHGNVQYAATARSGGYYSGGYDYGYGVYYGSQLVRDECRQLPQQEVCSRLRDRRYDGDRRYNSALQSERAQITLDQRVIDAQLNADCGAY